Proteins encoded together in one Vigna unguiculata cultivar IT97K-499-35 unplaced genomic scaffold, ASM411807v1 contig_458, whole genome shotgun sequence window:
- the LOC114171979 gene encoding uncharacterized protein LOC114171979, with product MECYCRCNNCGKEGHFGKDCPTIARAVTQPPVQTPHQHQQRDRGNKPQATGRVFDMTGTEAASSGNLVIGYCVIAGASCCVLYDNGATHSFVSNACMERLGLLVCELQCELAMSTSASGFVKTSSLCARCSVEVEGRRYKVNLICLPLQELEGVVKEIQSGAQCFIIFAHMEVEKEEMLVIPVVHEFVDMFPDE from the exons ATGGAGTGTTACTGccggtgcaacaactgtggcaaggaaggccactttgggaaggactGTCCCACCATTGCTAGGGCAGTGACACAACCTCCAGTTCAGACACCCCACCAGCATCAGCAGAGGGACAGAGGCAACAagcctcaggcgacgggcagGGTGTTCGACATGACAGGGACGGAGGCGGCAAGctcaggtaacttggttattGGTTATTGTGTGATCGCTGGTGCTAGTTGTTGTGTGTTATATGATaatggagcgacacactcctttgtgtcaaaTGCTTGTATGGAACGTTTGGGTCTGCTGGTGTgcgagctgcagtgtgagcttgcgATGTCTACTTCGGCGTCGGGTTTTGTCAAGACGTCGTCCTTATGTGCTAGGTGTTcggtggaggtagagggacgcaggtacaaGGTGAATCTAATCTGCttacctctacaggagttggag GGAGTGGTGAAGGAGATTCAGAGTGGCGCACAATGCTTCATAATCTTCGCTCATATGGAGGTAGAGAAGGAAGAAATGTTAGTTATACCGGTGGTGCACGAGTTTGTGGATATGTTCCCGGACGAG